In Arthrobacter sp. SLBN-83, one DNA window encodes the following:
- a CDS encoding Tex family protein — translation MTQLPAPPANSAPSHASGEEAVFAQIATELGVKAWQVKAAVGLLDGGSTVPFIARYRKEATGTLDDTQLRNLDERLRYLRELADRRRAVLEAIEAQGQLTPELRKAILAADTKSRLEDIYLPFKSKRRTKAQIAREAGLEPLADTLLKRPELDPEREAAKYLNNGHSIDDAAAALAGARAILVERVAQDPDLAANLRDRMWTQGRMVSRVKKGKEAEGQKFADYFEFAQAPERMPSHRVLALFRGEKDGVLELDLAEADPADDAALTAARTRYESAVARFLGVADRGRPADAWLMQTAQVAWRSRVLARLTSDLRARLFAAAEDEAVRVFAANLRDVLLAAPAGNRATLGLDPGLRTGVKVAVVDGTGKVVATDTVYPHAPARKWDEALATLVRLARQHAVELVAIGNGTASRETDKLAAELIKQLPEVDRKPQKLVVSEAGASVYSASALAAAELPGMDVSLRGAVSIARRLQDPLAELVKIDPKSIGVGQYQHDVTASKLDRSLDAVVEDCVNAVGVDVNTASPALLSRVAGVGPLLSENIVAYRNEHGPFNKRTDLKKVPRLGAKAFEQCAGFLRITGGAEPLDASSVHPEAYAVARKIRAAAGSAPVSSLDPQEFVDDIFGLPTVQDILVELDKPGRDPRPAFAAATFSEGIEKISDLRPGMILEGTVTNVAAFGAFVDVGVHQDGLVHVSALANRFVSDPREVVKSGQVVSVKVLEADPERKRISLTLRLDDEPAGGGAGSGRRGGHGTAGPVGAGPGGAGPGGAGQDRQGNRGGAGGQRVERAGRQDRQQQGKQSPRAAGGDHRSAPKPQPVNTAMAEALRKAGLGK, via the coding sequence GTGACCCAACTGCCTGCACCTCCCGCTAATTCCGCACCCTCCCACGCTTCGGGGGAGGAGGCGGTCTTTGCCCAGATCGCCACTGAGCTGGGGGTCAAGGCGTGGCAGGTGAAGGCAGCCGTTGGCCTGCTCGACGGCGGCTCCACGGTTCCATTCATCGCCAGGTACCGCAAGGAAGCCACCGGGACGCTGGACGACACCCAGCTCCGGAACCTCGACGAGCGGCTCCGCTACCTCCGCGAGCTGGCGGACCGCCGTCGTGCCGTCCTTGAAGCGATTGAAGCGCAAGGGCAGCTGACGCCGGAACTGCGCAAGGCAATCCTGGCTGCGGATACCAAGTCACGGCTTGAGGACATCTACCTGCCGTTCAAGTCAAAGCGCCGGACCAAGGCCCAGATCGCGCGTGAGGCGGGCCTGGAGCCGCTCGCGGATACGCTGCTGAAGCGACCGGAGCTGGACCCGGAACGGGAAGCCGCGAAGTACCTCAACAATGGGCACTCCATCGACGACGCCGCTGCGGCCTTGGCAGGCGCCCGCGCCATCCTGGTGGAGCGGGTGGCCCAGGACCCGGATCTCGCGGCGAACCTGCGGGACCGGATGTGGACGCAGGGCCGGATGGTCTCGCGCGTCAAGAAGGGCAAGGAGGCGGAAGGGCAGAAGTTCGCCGACTACTTCGAGTTCGCGCAGGCGCCGGAGCGGATGCCTTCGCACCGGGTGCTGGCGCTGTTCCGCGGGGAGAAAGATGGCGTCCTTGAGTTAGACCTCGCAGAAGCAGATCCAGCGGACGACGCCGCCCTCACCGCCGCCCGCACCCGCTACGAGTCCGCGGTTGCCAGGTTCCTCGGCGTCGCCGACCGCGGCCGTCCCGCCGACGCGTGGCTGATGCAGACAGCCCAGGTGGCTTGGCGCTCCCGCGTGCTGGCCCGCCTCACGTCTGACCTTCGCGCCAGGCTGTTCGCGGCGGCGGAGGACGAAGCAGTCCGGGTGTTCGCCGCCAACCTTCGCGACGTGCTGCTGGCCGCCCCGGCCGGAAACCGCGCCACCTTGGGCCTGGACCCCGGGCTGCGTACCGGTGTGAAGGTCGCTGTGGTGGACGGCACCGGAAAGGTGGTGGCCACTGACACGGTCTACCCGCATGCTCCCGCCCGTAAGTGGGACGAAGCCCTGGCCACCCTGGTGCGTTTGGCGCGGCAGCATGCGGTCGAACTTGTCGCCATCGGGAACGGGACGGCATCGCGCGAGACGGACAAGCTGGCTGCAGAACTGATCAAGCAGCTGCCGGAGGTGGACCGGAAGCCCCAGAAACTGGTGGTGTCCGAGGCCGGCGCCTCCGTTTACTCCGCGTCAGCGCTCGCCGCCGCCGAACTGCCGGGAATGGATGTCTCCCTGCGCGGCGCCGTCTCCATTGCGCGCCGCCTGCAGGATCCGCTCGCCGAACTCGTCAAGATCGATCCCAAGTCCATCGGCGTGGGCCAGTACCAGCACGACGTCACAGCGTCGAAGCTGGACCGGAGCCTTGATGCAGTGGTGGAGGACTGCGTGAACGCCGTGGGAGTGGACGTCAACACCGCGTCGCCTGCGCTGTTGAGCCGGGTTGCCGGCGTCGGGCCGCTGCTGAGCGAAAACATCGTGGCCTATCGGAACGAACATGGCCCCTTCAACAAGCGGACCGACCTCAAAAAGGTGCCGCGTTTAGGCGCCAAGGCATTCGAGCAGTGCGCTGGCTTCCTTCGAATTACCGGGGGAGCGGAGCCACTCGATGCGTCGAGCGTGCACCCGGAGGCGTACGCGGTGGCCCGGAAGATTCGCGCTGCTGCCGGGTCAGCGCCGGTGTCCTCCCTGGACCCGCAAGAGTTTGTGGACGACATCTTTGGCCTTCCCACCGTCCAGGACATCCTCGTTGAGCTGGACAAACCGGGCCGGGACCCCCGCCCCGCCTTTGCTGCCGCCACCTTCTCGGAGGGGATTGAAAAGATCTCGGACCTGCGGCCGGGCATGATTCTTGAGGGAACGGTGACCAACGTTGCGGCGTTCGGCGCGTTCGTGGACGTGGGCGTCCACCAGGACGGGTTGGTGCACGTCTCTGCCTTGGCGAACCGCTTCGTGTCCGATCCGCGCGAGGTGGTGAAATCCGGTCAGGTGGTCAGTGTCAAAGTCCTGGAGGCTGACCCGGAGCGGAAGCGCATCTCCCTGACGCTAAGGCTCGATGACGAACCAGCCGGCGGCGGTGCAGGTTCCGGACGGCGCGGAGGACATGGCACTGCAGGGCCTGTGGGTGCAGGACCTGGTGGCGCAGGACCTGGTGGTGCCGGACAGGACAGGCAAGGCAACCGCGGGGGAGCGGGTGGCCAAAGGGTTGAGCGCGCCGGACGCCAGGACCGGCAACAGCAAGGGAAGCAGTCTCCGCGTGCTGCCGGCGGTGATCACCGTTCCGCCCCAAAGCCTCAGCCCGTCAACACCGCAATGGCAGAGGCGCTGAGGAAGGCCGGGCTGGGCAAGTAG
- a CDS encoding alkene reductase has protein sequence MLFSPLTLGELELPNRLVMAPLTRLRAGEQGIPGPLLVEHYRQRASLGLIVSEGIYPVPVGQAYPGQPGIVTPEQVAGWKKVTDAVHAEGGRMFAQIMHGGRVSHSDITGGLPIVGPSAVAIDGVVRTPAGKQPYPVPHALSTDELPMVIQEIVTASLNAIEAGFDGVELHSANGYLLHEFLAPNSNIRTDSYGGSPENRARFVIETVNAVVAALGANRVGLRISPEHNVQGIAETDAADVRATYEVLVDSIAPLNLAYLSILHHEPTGELVQDLRKRFGGTFLVNTGFGVITTREEAVNLVAEGHADAVVVGRPAIANPDLARRWKESLPLNEPDPSTFYAEGAIGYTDYPMYQG, from the coding sequence ATGCTGTTTTCCCCACTCACCCTTGGCGAACTTGAACTTCCCAACCGCCTGGTGATGGCACCGCTGACCCGCCTCCGCGCGGGTGAGCAGGGCATCCCGGGCCCGCTCCTCGTCGAGCACTACCGCCAGCGCGCTTCACTGGGCCTGATCGTCAGCGAAGGTATCTACCCCGTCCCTGTGGGGCAGGCCTACCCGGGACAGCCCGGCATCGTCACCCCCGAACAGGTCGCCGGGTGGAAGAAGGTTACCGACGCAGTCCACGCCGAGGGCGGCCGCATGTTCGCCCAGATCATGCACGGTGGCAGGGTTTCCCACTCTGACATCACCGGTGGCCTGCCCATTGTCGGACCCAGCGCTGTAGCGATCGACGGCGTCGTCCGGACGCCTGCGGGCAAGCAGCCGTACCCGGTGCCCCACGCCCTGTCCACAGACGAACTCCCCATGGTCATCCAGGAAATCGTCACCGCTTCGTTGAATGCCATCGAGGCAGGGTTCGACGGCGTGGAGCTGCACTCTGCGAACGGTTACCTCCTGCACGAATTCCTGGCACCGAACTCCAACATCCGCACGGACAGCTACGGCGGATCCCCGGAAAACCGCGCACGCTTCGTGATTGAAACCGTCAACGCGGTGGTGGCAGCCCTTGGCGCCAACCGCGTGGGCCTGCGGATTTCCCCCGAACACAACGTCCAGGGCATCGCCGAGACCGACGCCGCAGACGTCCGCGCCACCTACGAGGTACTCGTGGACAGCATCGCGCCGCTCAACCTTGCATACCTGAGCATCCTGCACCACGAACCTACCGGTGAACTTGTGCAGGATCTGCGCAAGCGCTTCGGGGGCACCTTCCTGGTCAACACAGGGTTTGGTGTCATCACCACCCGGGAAGAAGCGGTGAACCTGGTGGCCGAGGGCCACGCCGACGCAGTGGTGGTGGGACGGCCCGCCATCGCCAACCCGGACCTGGCCCGCCGCTGGAAGGAAAGCCTTCCGCTCAACGAGCCCGATCCGTCCACCTTCTACGCAGAGGGTGCCATCGGCTACACGGACTACCCCATGTACCAAGGCTAA